One Diceros bicornis minor isolate mBicDic1 chromosome 27, mDicBic1.mat.cur, whole genome shotgun sequence genomic region harbors:
- the OLIG2 gene encoding oligodendrocyte transcription factor 2, translating to MDSDASLVSSRPSSPEPDDLFLPARSKGSGGSGFTGGTVSSSTPSDCPPELSAELRGAMGAAGAHPGDKLGGGGFKSSSSSTSSSTSSAAASSTKKDKKQMTEPELQQLRLKINSRERKRMHDLNIAMDGLREVMPYAHGPSVRKLSKIATLLLARNYILMLTNSLEEMKRLVSEIYGGHHAGFHPSACGGLAHSAPLPAATAHPAAAAHAAHHPAVHHPILPPAAAAAAAAAAAAAVSSASLPGSGLSSVGSIRPPHGLLKSPSAAAAAPLGGGGGGSGGSGGFQHWGGMPCPCSMCQVPPPHHHVSAMGAGSLPRLTSDAK from the coding sequence ATGGACTCGGACGCCAGCCTGGTGTCCAGCCGCCCATCGTCGCCAGAGCCCGATGACCTTTTTCTGCCGGCCCGGAGTAAGGGCAGCGGCGGCAGCGGCTTTACAGGGGGCACCGTGTCCTCGTCCACACCGAGCGACTGCCCGCCGGAGTTGAGCGCCGAGCTGCGCGGCGCCATGGGGGCGGCGGGCGCGCACCCCGGGGACAAGCTGGGCGGCGGCGGCTTCAAGTCATCCTCGTCCAGCACCTCGTCGTCCACGTCGTCAGCGGCCGCGTCGTCCACCAAGAAGGACAAGAAACAGATGACAGAGCCTGAGCTGCAGCAGCTACGCCTCAAAATCAACAGCCGCGAGCGCAAGCGTATGCACGACCTCAACATCGCCATGGATGGGCTGCGCGAGGTCATGCCCTACGCGCACGGCCCGTCCGTGCGCAAGCTCTCCAAGATCGCCACGCTGCTGCTGGCGCGCAACTACATCCTCATGCTCACCAACTCGCTGGAGGAGATGAAGCGGCTGGTGAGCGAGATCTACGGCGGCCACCACGCCGGCTTCCACCCGTCGGCCTGCGGCGGCCTGGCGCACTCGGCGCCCCTGCCCGCCGCCACGGCGCACCCCGCGGCCGCCGCGCACGCCGCGCACCACCCGGCGGTGCACCATCCGATCCTGCCTccggccgccgccgctgccgccgctgctgccgccgccgccgcggtgTCCAGCGCCTCCCTGCCCGGCTCCGGGTTGTCGTCGGTCGGCTCTATTCGGCCCCCGCACGGCCTGCTCAAGTCTCCatcggcggcagcggcggccccGCTGGGGGGCGGAGGCGGCGGCAGCGGGGGCAGCGGCGGCTTCCAGCACTGGGGCGGCATGCCCTGCccctgtagcatgtgtcaggtgCCACCGCCGCACCACCACGTGTCGGCCATGGGCGCCGGCAGCCTGCCGCGCCTCACCTCCGACGCCAAGTGA